One Halioglobus japonicus DNA segment encodes these proteins:
- a CDS encoding glycosyltransferase produces MERLILNAALGMRHYLDLTVIGPAGCEQHLPDDTTVFTAPSSLAGFMSSGLAHVLRHCRRDRFELIVGGSGLAAPLVALARRLCGARSLIFLHGLDLVVNSKPYQWLFLPSIRNADHLIANSENTRQLATGRGVQPARITVINPGTDLPSGLDEEQIAAFRERHAIPFERYLLFAGRLTKRKGLSHFLRHGLPRVLEATKGVGMLVVGKTPVTA; encoded by the coding sequence ATGGAACGGCTCATCCTGAATGCCGCCCTGGGCATGCGGCACTACCTCGACCTCACCGTCATCGGCCCGGCTGGCTGCGAGCAGCACCTGCCAGATGACACGACCGTTTTTACGGCGCCATCCTCCCTCGCCGGCTTCATGTCCAGTGGCCTTGCCCACGTCCTGCGCCATTGCCGCCGCGATCGTTTCGAGCTCATAGTGGGCGGCAGCGGCCTTGCAGCGCCCCTGGTTGCACTGGCCAGACGGCTGTGTGGCGCAAGATCGCTGATCTTCCTGCACGGCCTCGACCTGGTCGTTAACAGCAAACCCTACCAGTGGCTGTTTCTGCCCTCCATTCGCAACGCGGACCACCTCATCGCCAACAGTGAGAATACTCGCCAGCTGGCAACGGGTCGGGGAGTACAACCGGCGCGCATTACCGTGATCAATCCCGGTACCGATCTACCCTCCGGCCTCGACGAGGAGCAAATAGCAGCATTCAGGGAGCGTCACGCTATTCCCTTTGAACGCTACCTGCTGTTTGCCGGCAGGCTGACGAAGCGCAAGGGCCTGTCGCACTTCCTCAGGCACGGCCTTCCGCGTGTACTTGAGGCCACCAAGGGAGTGGGCATGCTCGTCGTGGGGAAAACCCCAGTGACGGCCTGA
- a CDS encoding class I SAM-dependent methyltransferase — MDRDYQYNYSALKPSVFNAEGRERKARTVLKVCQDYLAREDLTDLTLLDVGSSSGIIDNLLADYFGTVFGVDIDEPAMAHARETFAKPNLHFAAGDAMALEQDDASVDVVVCSHVYEHVPDASQMFREIYRVLKPGGFCYFSGNNRLMYMEPHHKLPLLSVIPRPMAHYYLRAAGKGDFYHEKHVSYWALRKLCEAFNFSDYSARVIAEPTRFGVDYMLPPGSLKHRLAHFVARGLPWLTPHIWVLAKHGQD; from the coding sequence ATGGATCGGGATTACCAGTACAACTATTCGGCGTTGAAACCCTCCGTGTTCAATGCCGAGGGGCGCGAGCGCAAAGCGAGAACCGTACTCAAAGTGTGCCAGGATTACCTGGCACGTGAGGATCTCACGGATCTCACCCTCCTGGATGTCGGCAGTTCCAGCGGTATTATCGACAACCTTCTCGCTGACTACTTCGGCACTGTCTTCGGCGTCGATATTGATGAGCCCGCGATGGCTCACGCCAGGGAGACCTTCGCCAAACCCAACCTCCACTTTGCCGCCGGCGATGCCATGGCGCTCGAGCAGGACGATGCCAGCGTCGACGTGGTGGTGTGCTCGCATGTCTACGAACACGTACCGGACGCCAGCCAGATGTTTCGGGAAATCTACCGGGTCCTGAAGCCCGGTGGTTTCTGCTATTTCTCAGGCAACAATCGCCTGATGTATATGGAGCCCCACCACAAGCTACCGTTACTGTCGGTCATCCCAAGACCAATGGCACACTATTACCTGCGTGCCGCGGGCAAAGGCGACTTCTACCACGAGAAGCACGTCAGCTATTGGGCGCTGCGCAAACTGTGTGAAGCCTTCAATTTCAGCGACTACTCGGCACGGGTGATCGCAGAACCCACCCGATTCGGCGTTGACTATATGCTGCCTCCCGGCAGCCTGAAACACCGTCTCGCCCACTTCGTGGCCCGAGGCCTGCCCTGGCTGACACCACACATCTGGGTACTGGCAAAACATGGCCAGGACTGA
- the xseB gene encoding exodeoxyribonuclease VII small subunit, whose amino-acid sequence MEKQNLPETLADRLQRLETVVKNLESEDQSIEKSLAEYEEGINLIRKAQADISNAEQKVHILGNTAFGEEES is encoded by the coding sequence ATGGAAAAACAAAATCTACCTGAAACCCTCGCGGACCGGCTGCAACGTTTGGAAACCGTCGTCAAAAATCTTGAGTCCGAAGACCAATCAATTGAAAAGTCGCTGGCAGAGTACGAAGAGGGAATTAATCTTATCCGTAAAGCTCAGGCTGACATCTCCAACGCAGAGCAAAAAGTTCATATTCTCGGCAATACCGCCTTTGGCGAAGAAGAAAGCTGA
- a CDS encoding polyprenyl synthetase family protein, whose translation MQKCRLNPKDQLPLDLLIPDLAAVCSYALEESGKQVRPALAYLAFSTITPGSINLVPVSALELIHTYSLIHDDLPAMDDDDMRRGKPSLHKAFDEATAILVGDGLQARAFELLADAPDLSVEQKVRMIKVLAQASGFEGMVGGQYIDIQAVDSDMTLEELQAMHEMKTGALVRASLALGGIAANGTDEQLAALDEYGKHIGLAFQVVDDILDVEGDAEALGKTAGKDAEANKPTYVKLLGLDGAKAEAKRLLQAAIDALEMFGDSADQLRDLARYIVERDR comes from the coding sequence ATGCAAAAGTGTCGACTAAACCCGAAAGATCAACTCCCTCTTGATCTTCTAATCCCCGATCTGGCAGCAGTGTGCAGCTACGCATTGGAGGAAAGTGGCAAGCAAGTACGGCCGGCCCTAGCCTACCTTGCATTCTCGACAATAACACCCGGTTCGATCAACTTGGTCCCTGTCTCCGCTCTGGAACTAATCCACACCTACTCCCTAATCCACGACGACCTCCCCGCCATGGACGACGACGATATGCGTCGTGGCAAGCCCTCTCTTCACAAGGCTTTCGACGAAGCCACCGCCATTCTTGTGGGCGATGGCCTCCAGGCCCGAGCTTTCGAACTACTCGCCGATGCCCCGGATCTATCAGTAGAGCAAAAAGTGCGCATGATTAAAGTGCTCGCCCAAGCATCCGGTTTTGAGGGCATGGTCGGCGGCCAATACATCGACATTCAGGCCGTCGACTCCGACATGACCCTGGAAGAACTCCAGGCCATGCACGAGATGAAGACCGGCGCCCTCGTCCGCGCATCTCTCGCCCTGGGTGGCATTGCTGCCAATGGCACAGACGAGCAGTTGGCGGCGCTGGACGAGTACGGCAAGCACATCGGGCTGGCCTTTCAGGTTGTCGACGACATTCTGGATGTGGAAGGTGACGCGGAAGCGCTCGGCAAAACAGCGGGCAAAGACGCTGAAGCCAATAAACCGACTTATGTGAAACTCCTGGGTCTCGACGGCGCCAAAGCCGAGGCGAAGCGCCTGCTACAGGCAGCTATCGATGCACTGGAAATGTTTGGGGATTCAGCGGACCAACTCCGTGACCTGGCCCGATATATCGTGGAGAGGGATCGATAA